AGTATTTAACTCACTCCGAGACAGCCGAAAGTCCTTAACCACATTCATTTGCAGCGTTTTAACTCGTATAGACCTTAGACAATATTTATTATGACTTTTCTACGATCTGAGACGTATTACTTCCCTCGTGGGGACGTTGTAATACAGGTACGCTTGCCAAGAGATATCAAGTAGGACACTCAGACGTTGACACTATGCTTTACAGGTTGAAAGTATTTTATTTAGACTGCACCGGGACATTCTGGAGACGCACTCGTACTTTTTCCGCGACATGTTGTCCATACCGATCCTCGACGCGGGAGAGGGGGCCGCCGACAACAATCCACTACGCCTCCCGCGTGACCTCTGTTCAGCCCAGTCGTTCACGAGGCTATGTCAATTCATTTATCCAATGTATGGCCAATGTGTTACTTGCGTAATTTCTGGGAGCTGACTTGTAATTTGTCTAAAGGGAAGTTGGCAAGCTACCAACTATTCGGGTCAAGGATTTTAGCGCTTGGGAGCCAGTGTTGGAGGCCACTCTGGCCCTCCAGATGCCTGGCATTCAACGATATATCATGTCAGGTTTTGAAGTAGACGAGGATAATATCCCATCGCAGGCGATTAATCTTCTTGGCTGGGCTGTGCGTTGTGACACCCCACTGGAGGCTCTGAAGTTCGAGTGCTTCAGAACTCTTGCTTACCGACGCCAGGCACTCTCCCAGGAAGAGGGAATGTTCTTGGGGGCCAAGACGACCACGACCGTGATGCGGATTCGGGAACGGATTCGGAGTTTGTTTATTTTCTCCGAGACCCTCCAAAAGGATATTCGCCCTCATGGTACATGTGGGACGCGGGCTGCTTGCCAAAAGTATGTCTTCCAGCAGATTGTTAAGAATTTAACAATGGACACGTTTGGACCCGAAACCCCCGAAGATTCCCAAGATAATGCAGATATTTTTCAAATCGACTCGGGGGGGTTGTATTGCTACGAATGTGGGCCTACGCTTATCGAGATTGCACGGGCTTTGAGACAAGCTAAGCTTGACGAAGAGCTGCACCGTTGTGTCAATGGGATGAAGCTGTAGAGCTGTGCACTATGATCTCATCTCACTTTTGAGGATTGGTTTCTTATCTTCGTCTCAGGTTTTCTTGCATCCACGGATATTTAGACTGTGATTGGCCGGGTTGTAAAATCGTGGACTTCTACTGTTTGTTGGATTATATTTGTAATAGTTCCTATACATTCTACCGTAATACAATTATTTATTCCGCTCTATAGAACAATCGGGGATTTATGATTAGTTTTTTTGAAAAATTGATGGAGCTCACCATTATTTTCAATATGAAGTGGGGAGAATCACAGTGCTTTATGAAGTTGTCATAAACTAGATTTATGGAATGTAGCGCGGGTTGAGTGCTATGATCGAAGTGCAGGCTATATGCGCTGCCTAGTATTAAGACCTGATCAAATTGACTCACAAAAAACGGATGAATTATAACGACAGTTGAGTGCGGTGCCGTACCAAGGAAGATAACCCAAGAATGTCGATCAATACTATGTTAAGAGAGCTCAGCAAAGGAAATAGCCACCTTACGCACAGCCCATATCAGGTCGGTGGCAATTCATTCCCAAACCGGTATACATCGGCGGATACACTGCCCAGCCAATCAAAGGAAGAGGCAAAAGGCGATGTGTGTATCGTAACACGTTGACTCATTGTTCCTTTTATGGCAATCGTAAAGTCCAGGGCGTGTTTCGGGGCGCGATGAACTTTTATTTGGGG
This genomic interval from Rhizoctonia solani chromosome 11, complete sequence contains the following:
- a CDS encoding The BTB (BR-C, ttk and bab)/POZ (Pox virus and Zinc finger) domain — its product is MTFLRSETYYFPRGDVVIQVESILFRLHRDILETHSYFFRDMLSIPILDAGEGAADNNPLRLPRDLCSAQSFTRLCQFIYPMEVGKLPTIRVKDFSAWEPVLEATLALQMPGIQRYIMSGFEVDEDNIPSQAINLLGWAVRCDTPLEALKFECFRTLAYRRQALSQEEGMFLGAKTTTTVMRIRERIRSLFIFSETLQKDIRPHGTCGTRAACQKYVFQQIVKNLTMDTFGPETPEDSQDNADIFQIDSGGLYCYECGPTLIEIARALRQAKLDEELHRCVNGMKL